A region from the Desulfobacterales bacterium genome encodes:
- a CDS encoding thiamine pyrophosphate-dependent enzyme, with protein MTQLNISNTSQMCSGHVGCPGCGATIAMKLAFEAFDDKTIIIIPACCWAIVGGFFPNTALKVPIFHTAIETCGAAGSGIRAALDMKGDTETNVVAWAGDGGTFDIGFQSLSGAAERNENMIYVCYDNEAYMNTGIQRSSATPYGAWTTTTPGKDWKQSRKKNLVEAMAAHRVPYAATTNIAFPEDMIRKFKKAKEMKGGFRLLHVFSSCPTGWRVPSEKSIKVARLASQTNVFPLYEVEDGKHYTLNYEGHLPVADYLSIQGRYKHLTQDDINQIQHMVDDDWDLLARKIRM; from the coding sequence ATGACACAACTCAATATTTCCAATACAAGCCAAATGTGTTCCGGACACGTAGGCTGCCCCGGATGCGGGGCCACCATTGCCATGAAGCTGGCATTTGAAGCCTTCGACGATAAAACCATCATTATCATACCCGCCTGCTGCTGGGCGATTGTCGGCGGATTTTTCCCGAATACCGCGTTAAAAGTTCCCATATTTCATACGGCTATCGAAACCTGCGGCGCAGCGGGCAGTGGCATCCGGGCAGCACTGGATATGAAAGGCGATACGGAAACCAACGTGGTGGCCTGGGCCGGAGACGGCGGCACGTTTGATATCGGATTTCAGTCCCTGAGCGGGGCAGCGGAACGAAATGAAAACATGATATATGTCTGTTATGATAATGAAGCCTATATGAATACCGGCATCCAGCGAAGTTCCGCAACGCCTTACGGTGCATGGACCACCACGACTCCGGGCAAGGACTGGAAGCAATCACGCAAAAAAAATCTTGTGGAAGCCATGGCCGCACACCGGGTACCGTATGCGGCAACGACCAACATCGCCTTCCCGGAAGACATGATCAGAAAATTTAAAAAGGCCAAAGAGATGAAGGGGGGCTTCAGACTGCTCCATGTTTTTTCAAGCTGCCCCACCGGATGGCGCGTTCCTTCCGAAAAATCCATCAAAGTGGCTCGACTGGCATCGCAGACGAATGTATTTCCGCTGTATGAAGTAGAAGACGGAAAGCATTACACCCTGAACTATGAAGGGCACCTTCCGGTAGCCGATTACCTGTCGATCCAGGGTCGATATAAGCATTTAACGCAGGACGATATCAATCAGATTCAGCATATGGTCGATGATGACTGGGATCTTCTGGCAAGAAAAATCCGCATGTAA
- a CDS encoding transketolase C-terminal domain-containing protein: protein MKQVLEGNHAVAEAVRLARVQVMSAYPITPQTHIVEALSEFCADGSMDARFICVESEHSAMAAVIGASSAGVRTFTATSAHGLALMHEMLHWASGARLPIVMAEVNRALGPGWNIWMDQSDSLAQRDTGWIQLYCEDGQEVLDTTLQAYRLAEIMNLPVMVVLDAFFLSHTYEPVDVPYQDQVDRFLPPYSPRFQLDVNNPKALNQMTPPPFYMEMRKNIQMAMEQVPARFSRVEDEFAAIFDRRYGLIEPVHCEDADIIMITTGTVTSTCREVIETLRAKGEKVGLLKLKMFRPFPAAQIRRALENVPKAAVVDRNFSFGASGIFAQEIRAALCDAPRHASIYNYITGLGGRDVTPQVLEEIYWATKNNPTPAEESVWVGLNQEFLES from the coding sequence ATGAAACAAGTTCTGGAAGGAAATCACGCCGTCGCCGAAGCGGTTCGCCTTGCACGGGTTCAGGTCATGTCAGCCTATCCCATCACGCCACAGACCCATATTGTGGAGGCGTTGTCTGAATTTTGTGCAGACGGCTCCATGGACGCGCGCTTTATATGCGTAGAAAGCGAACACTCGGCAATGGCCGCCGTTATCGGCGCTTCGAGTGCAGGTGTCCGAACGTTTACCGCCACCTCCGCCCACGGACTTGCACTGATGCACGAGATGCTTCACTGGGCCTCAGGCGCTCGCCTGCCCATCGTAATGGCGGAAGTCAACCGGGCACTCGGACCCGGATGGAATATCTGGATGGATCAGTCTGACAGTCTGGCCCAGCGGGATACCGGCTGGATTCAGCTCTACTGCGAAGACGGACAGGAAGTTCTGGACACAACGCTTCAGGCATACCGCCTGGCGGAAATCATGAATCTGCCGGTCATGGTGGTCCTGGATGCTTTTTTTCTCTCCCACACCTATGAACCGGTGGACGTCCCCTATCAGGATCAGGTCGACCGGTTTCTTCCACCCTATTCGCCGCGGTTTCAACTGGATGTCAACAACCCAAAAGCCCTGAATCAAATGACCCCGCCGCCGTTTTACATGGAAATGCGGAAAAATATCCAGATGGCCATGGAGCAGGTGCCGGCACGTTTCAGTCGGGTCGAAGATGAATTTGCCGCCATATTCGATCGCCGCTATGGCCTGATTGAACCGGTTCACTGCGAGGATGCGGACATCATCATGATCACCACCGGCACCGTTACCAGCACCTGCCGTGAAGTCATCGAAACGCTGCGGGCAAAAGGAGAAAAGGTCGGCCTTCTTAAGCTGAAAATGTTCAGGCCGTTTCCGGCTGCCCAAATTCGCCGGGCGCTTGAAAACGTTCCAAAAGCCGCCGTAGTTGACCGGAACTTTTCATTTGGCGCCAGCGGTATATTTGCCCAGGAGATCCGGGCCGCCCTTTGTGACGCCCCCAGACACGCTTCCATCTACAACTATATCACCGGACTTGGGGGACGGGATGTCACCCCGCAGGTGCTGGAAGAAATTTACTGGGCCACAAAAAACAATCCCACCCCGGCTGAAGAAAGTGTATGGGTCGGTTTAAATCAGGAGTTTCTGGAATCATGA
- a CDS encoding FAD-dependent oxidoreductase gives MITPPELSEKVPLLIPQSRGFTDENKTGFWRFVRPCYENKTAPCSTACPAGEDISRIEMLASRGLFKQAWETILQENPFPAVCGRVCFHPCENSCNRKELDQAVSINRLERFLADTAFQDGSVPALTNLPPNGKSIAVIGAGPAGLSAAWFLSRLGYTCDVYEATSSPGGLLRWGIPGYRLPEGVLNNEIQRIRNQGVNIICNQPITRKFLTESKEKYDAFFIGCGHGRSLMMNIPGEDMAVDGMAFLSDIRNGSAQSVHGEVAVIGGGNSAIDVARSLIRLGARPVLIYRRRKQDMPAFDHEIEMAVKEGVQIQELLSPVHIESLRDDFVLTLQKMKISDTDTDGRARVIPAQEKSRTMRFKKIFSAIGSEVQEPWRFPPRKHDKSLLHLSHCIIHHQDLPIVYGGDLTNEVKSVTDAVASGKQAAMALDILFKDGRDVIEDKLATCRIGNSASLSMEIYLGGDRKLRTPHVVTYNEINPDYFTPSARADHPRLPIKDGIKSFEETDHTLPLPVALQEAQRCFNCGICNDCDNCRIFCPEVAVTVGKNGRSINMDYCKGCGICVEECPRNAMVIEEENL, from the coding sequence ATGATTACACCACCCGAATTATCTGAAAAAGTTCCTTTGCTGATTCCGCAATCACGCGGATTTACCGATGAAAACAAAACCGGTTTCTGGCGCTTTGTCCGCCCCTGTTATGAGAATAAGACCGCTCCCTGCAGCACGGCCTGCCCGGCGGGAGAAGATATCAGCCGGATTGAGATGCTCGCCAGCCGCGGATTATTCAAGCAGGCCTGGGAGACGATTCTTCAGGAAAATCCGTTTCCGGCAGTTTGTGGCCGGGTGTGTTTTCACCCGTGCGAAAACAGCTGCAACCGGAAAGAATTGGATCAGGCCGTTTCTATCAATCGCCTGGAACGATTTCTTGCCGATACCGCTTTTCAGGACGGCTCAGTGCCGGCCCTGACGAATCTGCCACCCAACGGTAAATCGATTGCCGTAATCGGAGCCGGCCCTGCAGGTCTCTCAGCCGCCTGGTTTCTGTCACGGCTAGGATATACCTGCGATGTTTATGAAGCCACATCATCCCCGGGCGGACTCCTGCGCTGGGGAATACCCGGTTACCGTCTGCCTGAAGGCGTTTTAAACAACGAAATTCAGCGAATCCGGAATCAGGGCGTCAATATCATCTGCAACCAGCCGATAACCCGGAAATTTCTAACCGAATCAAAAGAAAAATATGACGCCTTCTTTATCGGCTGCGGGCATGGCCGGAGCCTGATGATGAACATCCCCGGAGAAGATATGGCGGTTGACGGCATGGCGTTTCTCTCTGATATACGAAACGGTTCGGCTCAGTCGGTCCATGGCGAAGTGGCGGTCATCGGAGGAGGAAATTCGGCCATTGATGTGGCCAGGTCCCTGATCCGGCTCGGTGCCCGTCCGGTTCTGATTTACCGACGGCGAAAGCAGGACATGCCAGCCTTTGACCACGAAATTGAGATGGCCGTCAAAGAGGGCGTTCAAATTCAAGAGCTGCTCAGCCCTGTCCATATCGAATCCCTCCGGGATGACTTTGTCCTGACCCTTCAGAAAATGAAAATCAGCGATACGGATACGGATGGAAGAGCCCGTGTCATACCTGCCCAGGAAAAAAGCAGAACCATGCGCTTCAAGAAAATTTTCTCGGCTATCGGCTCAGAGGTTCAAGAGCCATGGCGCTTTCCTCCGCGAAAACACGACAAAAGCCTCCTTCACCTGAGCCACTGCATTATTCACCACCAGGATCTGCCGATCGTTTACGGGGGGGATTTAACCAATGAGGTCAAAAGCGTAACCGATGCCGTGGCTTCGGGAAAGCAGGCGGCCATGGCACTGGATATACTGTTCAAGGACGGCCGCGATGTTATTGAAGACAAACTTGCCACCTGCCGGATCGGGAACAGCGCATCCCTGTCCATGGAGATCTATCTGGGAGGGGACAGAAAACTCAGAACACCTCATGTCGTGACATACAATGAAATTAACCCGGACTATTTTACACCGTCTGCCAGGGCGGATCATCCACGGCTGCCGATAAAAGACGGAATAAAATCCTTTGAAGAAACAGATCATACCCTCCCCCTTCCCGTTGCACTCCAGGAAGCGCAACGCTGTTTTAACTGCGGGATTTGTAATGACTGTGACAATTGCCGGATATTTTGCCCCGAAGTAGCCGTTACCGTCGGGAAAAACGGGCGAAGCATTAATATGGACTACTGCAAGGGATGCGGCATCTGCGTGGAGGAATGCCCGCGCAACGCCATGGTTATTGAGGAGGAAAACTTATGA
- a CDS encoding 2-oxoacid:acceptor oxidoreductase family protein has protein sequence MQEIRFHGRGGQGTVLASITLAKAFFKSGYYVQTFPVFGMERRGAPVEAYLRLNKKKILLRCNVYTPDHVVIQDFKLLQTLDVTKGLKPGGWILLNAPGLPDNLKPFEGFRLAFIDANQIAMKHKLGPRTQPIINTTMMGAFARTFEMPSMEVLSEAILNEIPAKAHENVEAARDGYNQVTLYGMVTGKNAAL, from the coding sequence ATGCAGGAAATACGTTTTCATGGACGTGGGGGACAGGGAACCGTTCTGGCCTCTATCACTCTCGCCAAAGCGTTTTTCAAGTCCGGATATTATGTCCAGACCTTTCCAGTTTTTGGAATGGAACGGCGGGGCGCACCGGTTGAGGCCTACCTCAGGCTGAACAAAAAAAAGATTCTGCTCCGCTGCAATGTTTACACACCCGACCATGTAGTAATTCAGGATTTCAAGCTTCTTCAGACACTCGATGTTACCAAAGGGCTCAAACCCGGCGGCTGGATTCTTCTTAACGCGCCGGGACTGCCTGACAATCTTAAACCCTTTGAAGGTTTCCGGCTGGCTTTCATCGATGCCAATCAAATCGCTATGAAACACAAGCTGGGGCCACGGACTCAACCCATCATCAATACGACCATGATGGGCGCCTTTGCCCGGACGTTCGAAATGCCGTCCATGGAGGTTCTATCTGAAGCCATCCTCAACGAAATTCCGGCAAAAGCACACGAGAATGTTGAAGCTGCCCGCGATGGGTATAATCAGGTGACCCTCTACGGAATGGTTACCGGAAAGAATGCGGCGCTCTGA
- a CDS encoding AI-2E family transporter, giving the protein MKEDTSGEIILWFFLALFLISIVMLGWLLWPFVSIIILASVVTGIFNPVYRFLKGKIADSLASFITCVLIFFILFVPIVFFVGILSKEAYDLYLMGKSAVISDQVKNLLESSEIIERANQFFSHFKIEVTGEELNKALSETGKIVGLFLYKQASSIASNMFNFLVNFFLMLLVIYFLLIDGHKLISFITDLSPLPEKQDEKLIQKFKDMAGAVLMGNGLGGLIQGTLGGMVFGFFGLNSPFLWGVIMGLLAFLPIVGVGAVFLPASIFLFLDGRIGAGIFFIIFYVILSGVTEYIFKPKLVGQRVKMHTLLVFFSIVGGLKLFGILGIIYGPLVVTGFLTLTDIYNSSYRKQFENHKTKRTGAASEHDDDLNISENSG; this is encoded by the coding sequence ATGAAGGAAGACACTTCAGGAGAGATAATTTTGTGGTTTTTTCTGGCTCTTTTTCTGATTTCAATTGTAATGCTGGGCTGGCTGCTATGGCCTTTTGTTTCCATCATCATCCTGGCTTCTGTTGTAACGGGAATTTTTAATCCCGTCTACAGGTTCCTAAAAGGGAAGATTGCCGATTCACTCGCGTCATTTATCACCTGTGTTTTGATATTTTTCATTCTTTTTGTTCCGATAGTGTTTTTTGTGGGTATCCTGTCAAAAGAAGCGTATGACCTGTATCTGATGGGAAAAAGCGCGGTTATCAGCGATCAGGTTAAAAACCTGCTTGAAAGCAGCGAGATCATTGAAAGGGCAAATCAGTTTTTTTCGCATTTTAAAATTGAGGTTACCGGGGAAGAGCTTAACAAAGCCCTGTCGGAAACCGGCAAAATTGTCGGCCTTTTCCTGTACAAACAGGCCAGTTCAATTGCTTCAAATATGTTTAATTTTCTGGTAAATTTCTTTTTAATGCTGCTGGTCATTTATTTTCTGCTGATAGACGGGCATAAATTGATTTCGTTTATTACGGATTTATCCCCGCTGCCTGAGAAACAGGATGAAAAACTGATTCAGAAGTTTAAGGATATGGCCGGGGCTGTCCTGATGGGAAATGGATTGGGGGGGCTGATTCAAGGGACCCTGGGGGGGATGGTGTTTGGGTTTTTCGGGTTGAATTCGCCTTTTTTATGGGGGGTGATCATGGGCCTGCTGGCGTTTCTTCCGATCGTGGGTGTCGGCGCAGTATTTTTGCCTGCATCAATTTTTCTGTTTTTGGACGGTCGAATCGGAGCCGGCATTTTTTTCATTATTTTTTATGTGATACTGTCCGGGGTAACTGAATATATTTTTAAACCGAAGCTGGTGGGGCAGCGGGTTAAGATGCACACCCTTCTGGTGTTTTTTTCCATAGTCGGCGGCTTGAAACTGTTTGGAATACTGGGTATTATATACGGCCCGCTTGTGGTAACGGGATTTTTGACGTTGACCGATATTTATAACT